A single region of the Triticum dicoccoides isolate Atlit2015 ecotype Zavitan chromosome 2B, WEW_v2.0, whole genome shotgun sequence genome encodes:
- the LOC119362434 gene encoding peroxidase 2-like, with amino-acid sequence MASASCLGLVVLVAMASAASAQLSSTFYDTSCPNALATIKAGVTAAVQNEARMGASLVRLHFHDCFVDGCDGSVLLADTGSFIGEQGAAPNNNSIRGMNVIDNIKTQVEAVCKQTVSCADILAVAARDSVVALGGPTWTVLLGRRDSTTASKTNAENDLPPPTFDLQNLTTLFGNKQLSMTDMVALSGAHTIGQSQCRFFRDRIYNETNIDTTFATSLRANCPRSGGDNSLAPLDNGTPNGFDNAYYTNLMSQKGLLHSDQVLFNGGGADNTVRSFSSSAATFNSAFTTAMINMGNIAPKTGTQGQIRLVCSKVNS; translated from the exons ATGGCCTCTGCCTCTTGCCTTGGCTTAGTGGTGCTCGTGGCAATGGCCTCGGCGGCGTCGGCGCAGCTGTCGTCGACGTTCTACGACACGTCTTGCCCCAACGCGCTGGCCACCATCAAGGCCGGCGTGACGGCCGCCGTGCAAAACGAGGCCCGCATGGGGGCGTCGCTGGTGCGGCTGCacttccacgactgcttcgtcGAT GGATGTGACGGGTCCGTTCTATTGGCGGACACGGGGAGCTTCATCGGCGAGCAGGGGGCAGCCCCGAACAACAATTCCATTCGAGGCATGAACGTCATCGACAACATCAAGACCCAGGTGGAGGCCGTGTGCAAGCAGaccgtctcctgcgccgacatcctcgccgtcgccgcccgtgaCTCCGTCGTCGCG CTGGGAGGACCGACGTGGACTGTTCTTCTCGGGAGGAGGGACTCCACCACTGCAAGCAAGACCAACGCGGAAAATGACCTGCCACCTcctaccttcgacctccaaaacctCACCACCTTGTTCGGCAACAAGCAGCTCAGCATGACAGACATGGTCGCGCTCTCAG GCGCCCACACGATCGGGCAATCGCAGTGCCGGTTCTTCAGGGACAGGATCTACAACGAGACCAACATCGACACTACCTTCGCGACATCTCTCAGAGCCAACTGCCCCCGGTCCGGCGGCGATAACAGCCTAGCGCCGCTGGACAATGGCACCCCCAACGGGTTCGACAACGCCTACTACACCAACCTCATGTCCCAAAAGGGGCTGCTGCACTCGGACCAGGTGCTGTTCAACGGAGGCGGCGCCGACAACACGGTCAGGAGCTTCTCGTCCAGCGCCGCGACGTTCAACAGCGCCTTCACGACGGCCATGATAAACATGGGGAACATCGCGCCCAAGACGGGGACGCAGGGGCAGATCAGGCTCGTCTGCTCCAAGGTCAACTCCTGA